Proteins encoded by one window of Lathyrus oleraceus cultivar Zhongwan6 chromosome 1, CAAS_Psat_ZW6_1.0, whole genome shotgun sequence:
- the LOC127109949 gene encoding uncharacterized protein LOC127109949 codes for MKDIISKRRTTDTNPIILTETCSAILQGMKIPIKKKDRGVVTIPCIIEGRSFNKALIDLGASVSLMPSIYRKLGIGVVQDTRMTFQFSDHLVKKPYGIVEDVLVKIDKFVFLVDFVILEMPEDEEIPLILGRPFLETGWCLINREEGTMTLKVYNEELKIDVRNTMRYKDDIYTIHTIEVLDQVTTYDSPLNAPQSPLERVLSLSILDSNKEMDNGESKVLALLDAQPSRKGSRPRRWEDLRIPQSSEENKEPKKGTKLKQMPENLKYVFLEPEGKCYAIINSSLQNIQEEKLIQVLKMYKNVIGWAIEDLKDRCQKTNLILNWEKCHFMVREGIVLGHKISYKEIEVDQAKVEVISKLPPPVNEKGIKSFLGDAGFYRRFIRDSSKIAKLLTTLLVKDKAFLFNKECTMAFETLKSKLISAPIVIAPDWYLQFEIMCDASDISVGAVLGQ; via the exons atgaaggatatcATTTCGAAGAGGCGTACCACTGACACTAACCCGATTATTCTAACTGAAACgtgtagtgctattttgcagggtatgaagattccgaTAAAGAAGAAAGATCGAGGAGTTGTCACCATCCCATGTATTATCGAAGGTAGGTCGTTCAACAAAGCTCTTATTGATCtgggagctagtgtgagtctcaTGCCATCCATTTACAGGAAGCTTGGTATAGGGGTTGTGCAAGATACCAGGATGACATTCCAATTCTCCGATCATTTGGTCAAGAAACCGTATGGCATTGTtgaagatgttttggtgaagattgataagtttgttTTCCTAGTGGATTTTGTAATTCTtgaaatgccggaagatgaagagatcccTCTCATTCTGGGGAGACCCTTTTTGGAAACAGGATGGTGCTTGATAAACAGAGAAGAAGGAACAATGACGTTGAAGGTTTATAATGAGGAATTGAAAATCGATGTTCGTAACACCATGAGGTACAAGGATGATATTTATACCATTCATACTATAGAGGTTCTGGATCAGGTGACGACATATGATAGTCCTTTGAATGCACCTCAATCACCTTTGGAAAGAGTGTTAAGTTTGTCCATTCTCGATTCTAATAAAGAAATGGACAATGGGGAATCTAAAGTGCTAGCCTTATTAGACGCACAACCCTCACGGAAAGGATCTCGACCACGCCGGTGGGAGGATTTACGCATACCTCAATCTAGTGAGGAGAATAAGGAACCAAAGAAGGGAACAAAGTTGAAACAAATGCCTGAAAATCTTAAATATGTCTTTCTAGAACCAGAAGGAAAATGTTATGCTATCATAAACTCAAGCCTTCAGAATATCCAAGAGGAAAAGCTCATCCAAGTCTTGAAAATGTACAAAAATGTTATTGGATGGGCAATTGAAGATTTGAAGG ACAGGTGCCAGAAAACGAATTTAATTCtgaattgggagaaatgtcacttcatggtgcgTGAGGGGATAGTGttgggtcacaaaatttcctaCAAGGAAATTGAAGTTGACCAAGCAAAAGTGGAAGTGATATCTAAACTCCCACCCCCAGTTAATGAAAAGGGTATCAAGAGTTTCTTAGGAGACGCAGGTttttaccgcaggttcataagagattcCTCAAAAATTGCTAAATTGCTGACCACTCTATTGGTTAAAGATAAGGCGTTTTTGTTCAACAAAGAATGCACCATGGCCTTTGAGACATTGAAGAGCAAACTGATTTCAGCACCCATTGTTATTGCCCCTGATTGGTATCTTCAatttgagatcatgtgtgatgctagtgatatTTCTGTAGGGGCAGTCTTAGGACAGTGA